A window of the Spartobacteria bacterium genome harbors these coding sequences:
- the flgC gene encoding flagellar basal body rod protein FlgC: MSEVSLVPGLSISATGLDAENLRMKVLANNVANAQAYNKDGEPYRRKEVVFAARLADAISMGREGIEQLQGVEVEDVVESQQPFNVVYRPGHPYADKDGNVKMPNVNTVEEMVDMMSATRAYQANLSAAKMSKNMTNEALDLLKG, translated from the coding sequence ATGTCAGAAGTAAGTTTAGTACCGGGATTAAGCATCAGCGCAACAGGGCTGGATGCAGAAAACCTGCGCATGAAAGTTCTGGCCAACAATGTGGCCAATGCGCAGGCCTACAATAAAGACGGGGAGCCGTATCGCAGAAAAGAAGTGGTTTTTGCGGCACGTCTGGCGGATGCGATCAGCATGGGACGCGAGGGTATCGAACAGCTGCAGGGTGTGGAGGTGGAGGACGTGGTGGAAAGCCAGCAGCCCTTCAACGTGGTGTATCGTCCGGGCCATCCCTATGCGGACAAAGACGGAAACGTCAAGATGCCGAACGTAAACACGGTGGAAGAGATGGTGGACATGATGAGTGCGACCCGCGCCTATCAGGCCAACTTGTCGGCGGCGAAGATGTCGAAAAATATGACCAATGAAGCATTGGATCTGTTAAAGGGCTAA
- the fliE gene encoding flagellar hook-basal body complex protein FliE, giving the protein MEPISYSALKINSDQMEIAPHLQSQQVEKPAEGMSFGDLMGRMIDEVDHLQKASDQATEDLVTGRRNDVHNVAVMMDESGVAFDLLLQIRNKMVEGFKEISRMQA; this is encoded by the coding sequence ATGGAACCGATCAGTTATAGCGCATTGAAAATCAATTCAGATCAGATGGAGATCGCTCCGCACTTGCAGTCGCAGCAGGTGGAAAAGCCGGCGGAAGGGATGTCCTTTGGGGATTTGATGGGGCGGATGATCGATGAAGTGGATCATTTGCAGAAAGCATCGGATCAGGCCACAGAAGATCTGGTTACGGGGCGTCGTAATGACGTGCATAATGTAGCGGTGATGATGGATGAGAGCGGTGTGGCATTCGATCTGCTATTACAAATCCGCAACAAGATGGTTGAAGGGTTCAAAGAGATATCCAGGATGCAGGCATAA
- the flgB gene encoding flagellar basal body rod protein FlgB: MYNHESDTINVLSKVMDITTVRHRVLADNMANVNTPKFRRSDVHFLDALRDAMDSDGGPDAIRDVQGTIDIDDESPASPDGNNVSIQKELAEMSQNQMLYNFAARAVNRKYAGLKKAISGQ; encoded by the coding sequence ATGTATAATCATGAATCAGATACGATCAATGTATTGTCGAAGGTGATGGATATCACGACGGTTCGTCATCGCGTACTGGCGGATAATATGGCCAATGTCAATACACCGAAATTCCGTCGAAGTGATGTACATTTTCTTGATGCCCTGAGGGATGCAATGGACTCCGATGGCGGGCCGGATGCGATTCGTGATGTGCAGGGAACGATTGATATTGATGATGAGTCTCCGGCCAGTCCGGACGGGAACAATGTGTCCATTCAGAAGGAATTGGCGGAGATGTCGCAGAATCAGATGCTGTATAATTTTGCGGCACGTGCGGTGAACCGTAAGTATGCGGGATTAAAGAAGGCGATCAGCGGTCAGTAG